A single window of Pleomorphomonas sp. T1.2MG-36 DNA harbors:
- a CDS encoding adenine deaminase C-terminal domain-containing protein, whose translation MAKPTRFSVKPLHLLTRHLADVASGRADPDLVITGARALSTYSERILNDREIWISGGRIAAVKEAGSYRGGSATIYDAKGGIIGPGLVDPHIHIESSMVTACAYAEAALLNGTTTIFCDSHEIGNVMDVAGIEAMMEDAREAPLSIFHTLASTVPATSPELETAGGDLTPEKIGALFDKWPEAVALGEKMDFVPVTMGDERSHAIIAAALSRGRPVSGHVYGREFVAAYAASGVTDTHEAVDRDIADDLLEAGVWIFLRGGPPTTPWHSLPEAIKTMTELGASPRRIAVCTDDRDAEDLLAFGLDWVVRQAYRIGVPRTTAWAMGSISGATRYAMDGEIGGLGGGRRADLVLLDDDLVPQSTWYGGELMVDRRSITPTLEATLEARYRYPDAAYATIHLPKELKLTPELPTEPVTANVIRAELPGIVLKHVKIALEPANDWQTLFDRHDLAFVTVVERHGKSDGNVARGLLQNFGLKHGAVASSVGHDSHNIIIAGTNEADMAVALKAIEAERGGICVVRDGVVTAMVPLPVAGLMSDKRVHLVAGEVQALKVEWEKAGCTLPYMGFNLIPLSVIPEIRITDKGMVLVPEMTQVPLFDAAE comes from the coding sequence ATTGCCAAGCCGACCCGTTTTTCCGTCAAGCCCTTGCACCTTCTGACCCGCCACCTTGCCGACGTGGCGTCCGGCCGCGCCGATCCCGACCTGGTGATCACCGGCGCCCGCGCCCTGTCCACCTATTCCGAGCGCATCCTGAACGATCGCGAGATCTGGATTTCCGGCGGCCGCATCGCCGCCGTCAAGGAAGCCGGCAGCTATCGCGGCGGCTCGGCCACGATCTACGACGCCAAGGGGGGCATCATCGGCCCCGGCCTCGTCGACCCGCACATTCACATCGAGAGTTCGATGGTGACGGCCTGCGCCTATGCCGAGGCCGCGCTGCTAAACGGCACCACCACTATCTTCTGCGACAGCCACGAGATCGGCAACGTGATGGACGTCGCCGGCATCGAGGCGATGATGGAGGATGCCCGCGAGGCGCCGCTCTCCATCTTCCACACGCTGGCCTCCACCGTGCCCGCCACCTCGCCCGAGCTGGAAACGGCCGGCGGCGACCTGACGCCGGAGAAGATCGGCGCCCTGTTCGACAAGTGGCCCGAGGCCGTGGCGCTCGGCGAGAAGATGGACTTCGTGCCGGTGACCATGGGCGATGAGCGCAGCCACGCCATCATCGCCGCCGCCCTCAGTCGCGGCCGGCCCGTCTCCGGCCACGTCTACGGCCGCGAGTTCGTCGCCGCCTATGCCGCCTCCGGCGTCACCGACACCCATGAGGCGGTCGACCGCGACATCGCCGACGATCTCCTCGAAGCCGGCGTCTGGATCTTCCTGCGCGGCGGCCCGCCGACCACGCCCTGGCACTCGCTGCCCGAGGCGATCAAGACCATGACCGAGCTCGGCGCCTCGCCGCGCCGCATCGCCGTCTGCACCGACGACCGCGACGCCGAGGACCTCCTGGCCTTCGGCCTCGACTGGGTGGTGCGGCAGGCCTACCGCATCGGCGTTCCGCGCACCACCGCCTGGGCGATGGGCTCGATTTCCGGCGCCACGCGCTATGCCATGGACGGCGAGATCGGCGGCCTCGGCGGCGGCCGGCGCGCCGACCTGGTGCTGCTCGACGACGATCTGGTGCCGCAGTCCACCTGGTACGGCGGCGAGCTGATGGTCGACCGCCGCTCGATCACCCCGACGCTGGAAGCGACCCTCGAAGCGCGCTACCGCTACCCGGACGCCGCCTACGCCACCATCCACCTGCCGAAAGAGCTGAAGCTGACGCCGGAGCTGCCGACGGAGCCGGTCACCGCCAACGTCATCCGCGCCGAGCTGCCGGGCATCGTGCTGAAGCACGTCAAGATCGCGCTGGAGCCGGCCAACGACTGGCAGACGCTGTTCGACCGCCACGACCTCGCCTTCGTCACCGTCGTCGAGCGGCACGGCAAGTCGGATGGCAACGTGGCGCGCGGCCTTCTGCAGAACTTCGGCCTGAAGCACGGCGCCGTCGCCTCCTCGGTCGGCCACGACAGCCACAACATCATCATCGCCGGCACCAACGAGGCCGACATGGCGGTGGCGCTCAAGGCCATCGAGGCCGAACGCGGCGGCATCTGCGTGGTGCGCGACGGCGTGGTGACGGCCATGGTGCCGCTGCCGGTGGCCGGATTGATGTCCGACAAGCGCGTCCATCTCGTCGCCGGCGAAGTACAGGCGCTGAAGGTGGAGTGGGAGAAGGCCGGCTGCACCCTGCCCTACATGGGCTTCAACCTGATCCCGCTGTCGGTCATCCCGGAAATCCGCATCACCGACAAGGGCATGGTGCTGGTGCCGGAAATGACCCAGGTGCCGCTGTTCGACGCGGCCGAATAA
- a CDS encoding LysR family transcriptional regulator: MLDWNSLRAFILTARHGSTLRAARALGVNQTTVMRRIADLERTLGLPLFHRHRQGYRLSADGEALLPQAEAMERQADALLDKARERRRQLSGTLRITATELTVAKLLAPAVAALRDRHPEIATEIVVTDARLDLQRGEADIAIRAGGANEEDGVIRRKIMESVWGVYGSRSLIGRHGEPLQPADLAAFPVIAGDGSMAATAPNAWLLAAAGNARVAYRSNSMSGLLAATKAGMGLCALPALAASGEPDLVLCAALPTFAAPVWLCYHESRKDDPLLRTVAGFLGDWIGERGDAEIRHGMPDA; the protein is encoded by the coding sequence ATGCTCGACTGGAACAGCCTCCGCGCCTTCATCCTGACCGCCCGTCACGGCTCGACGCTGAGGGCGGCGCGGGCGCTCGGCGTCAACCAGACCACCGTCATGCGCCGCATCGCCGATCTTGAGCGGACGCTGGGGTTGCCGCTCTTTCACCGCCACCGGCAGGGCTATCGCCTCAGCGCCGACGGCGAGGCCCTCCTGCCGCAGGCCGAGGCGATGGAGCGGCAGGCCGACGCGCTGCTCGACAAGGCGCGCGAACGGCGACGCCAGCTCTCGGGCACCCTGCGCATCACCGCCACGGAGCTGACCGTCGCCAAGCTGCTGGCGCCGGCCGTCGCCGCGTTGCGCGATCGCCATCCCGAGATCGCCACGGAGATCGTCGTCACCGACGCACGCCTCGATCTCCAGCGTGGCGAGGCCGACATCGCCATCCGTGCCGGCGGCGCCAATGAGGAAGACGGCGTGATCCGGCGGAAGATCATGGAGTCCGTCTGGGGCGTCTACGGCAGCCGCTCGCTGATCGGGAGGCACGGCGAACCGCTCCAGCCGGCCGACCTCGCCGCCTTCCCGGTCATTGCCGGCGACGGCTCGATGGCCGCGACGGCGCCCAACGCCTGGCTGCTGGCGGCGGCCGGCAACGCCAGGGTCGCCTACCGATCCAACTCGATGTCCGGTCTCCTGGCGGCCACCAAGGCCGGCATGGGTCTCTGTGCCCTGCCCGCCCTCGCCGCCTCCGGCGAACCCGACCTCGTCCTCTGCGCCGCCCTGCCGACCTTCGCCGCGCCCGTCTGGCTCTGCTACCACGAATCCCGCAAGGACGACCCGCTCCTCCGCACCGTCGCCGGCTTCCTGGGCGACTGGATCGGCGAGAGGGGGGACGCGGAGATCCGGCACGGAATGCCTGATGCCTAG
- the cueR gene encoding Cu(I)-responsive transcriptional regulator, with protein MNIGQAAKASGVSAKMIRYYEQTGLIPKADRRESGYRDYSDTDVHMLRFVRRSRDLGFSVAEIQELLDLWRDEGRASAEVKRLAQNHIDDLHKRIAALQEMTRTLSKLVCACHGDDRPNCPILEGLSSDSDDEDLSIQPRRGAVAG; from the coding sequence ATGAATATCGGACAGGCGGCCAAGGCCTCCGGCGTGTCGGCCAAGATGATCCGCTACTACGAGCAGACCGGGCTGATCCCCAAGGCCGACCGGCGGGAGTCGGGCTATCGCGACTATTCGGACACCGACGTTCACATGCTGCGCTTCGTCCGCCGGTCGCGCGACCTGGGCTTTTCCGTCGCCGAGATCCAGGAGCTGCTCGACCTCTGGCGCGACGAGGGGCGGGCCAGCGCCGAGGTGAAGCGGCTGGCGCAGAACCACATCGACGATCTGCACAAGCGGATCGCCGCCTTGCAGGAGATGACCCGGACGCTGTCCAAGCTGGTCTGCGCCTGCCACGGCGACGACCGGCCCAACTGCCCGATCCTCGAAGGGCTGAGCAGCGACAGCGACGACGAGGACCTGTCGATCCAGCCGCGCCGTGGCGCGGTGGCAGGGTAG
- a CDS encoding VOC family protein, protein MARLKEVVVDCDVPSAMARFWSQVLDGYEILPYDDAEIARLAALGLTPETDPSVMVVGPGTRLCFHLKTGPRPDRNRVHFDVAASDPAAEIARLKALGASFVREGDGYTVLKDIEGNNFCVVRG, encoded by the coding sequence ATGGCGCGGCTCAAGGAAGTGGTGGTCGACTGCGACGTTCCCTCGGCCATGGCCCGGTTCTGGAGCCAGGTGCTCGACGGCTACGAGATCCTGCCCTACGACGACGCGGAAATCGCCCGGCTGGCGGCCCTGGGCCTGACGCCGGAGACCGACCCGAGCGTCATGGTCGTCGGTCCGGGCACGCGCCTCTGCTTCCATCTCAAGACGGGGCCGCGCCCCGACCGCAACCGCGTTCACTTCGACGTGGCGGCCTCCGACCCCGCCGCCGAGATCGCCCGGCTGAAGGCGCTGGGCGCCAGCTTCGTCCGCGAGGGCGACGGCTACACGGTGCTGAAGGACATCGAGGGCAACAACTTCTGCGTCGTCCGCGGTTAG
- a CDS encoding ester cyclase, translated as MTDISAGKRVVLSYVEAMNAGDFERLATLFSPDAAIHGVVGKGSVEFAMPVWKDLHGALRMHLDVQEMVEEGDSVVVRFRETGTSVAPFRGFPATGKSFELTAIEWFTLEEGRIASRHGVRDGASQARQLGWV; from the coding sequence ATGACGGATATCAGCGCCGGCAAGAGGGTTGTCCTGAGCTACGTCGAGGCCATGAACGCTGGCGATTTCGAGCGGCTCGCGACGCTGTTCTCGCCGGATGCCGCCATTCACGGCGTGGTCGGCAAGGGCTCCGTGGAGTTCGCAATGCCGGTCTGGAAGGACCTGCACGGCGCGCTGCGGATGCATCTCGACGTTCAGGAGATGGTCGAGGAGGGCGACAGCGTCGTCGTCCGCTTCAGGGAGACGGGCACGTCGGTGGCGCCCTTCCGGGGCTTTCCGGCCACCGGCAAGAGCTTCGAGCTGACGGCCATCGAGTGGTTCACGCTGGAGGAAGGCCGCATCGCCAGCCGCCACGGCGTGCGCGACGGTGCCTCGCAGGCGCGGCAGCTCGGCTGGGTGTGA
- a CDS encoding Na+/H+ antiporter has product METVAIVLILLLAVVISGVLARMSPIALPLPLYQIALGACIASVANLGVELQPDIFFLLFLPPLLFLDGWRIPKEGLFRDKGTILELALGLVVFTVLGVGLFINWMIPSMPLAVAFALAAIVSPTDPIAVSAIAKRAPIPKRLMHVLEGESLLNDASGLVCMRFAVAAALTGTFSLASAFGTFLWLAIGGIVIGTAVTWGTMKVKSWLSRMYGEDSGSQILVSLLIPFASYLLAEHFHCSGILAAVAAGITMSYAEQTGQALAATRVRRSAVWDTVHFAANGIIFVLLGEQLPQIVAGAARVVEETGHHDPAWLLIYILAINLALAALRLLWVWASLRFVLFKAARRGKTVDKPSWRLVAATSLAGVRGTITLAGVMTLPLAMDDGSPFPARDLAILLAAGVIIVSLVAASVALPRLLNNLSLPPEPSNQEEEDGARTAAAEAAIRAIEQAQHKMGEGRADADLYIDAGARIMELYRQRIDGRAKTGDERDLARRIDDIERKLRLAGLKAERDEIYRKARSRRLSDDAARKLVREIDLLEARFGAST; this is encoded by the coding sequence ATGGAAACGGTGGCGATCGTCCTCATCCTGTTGCTGGCCGTCGTCATAAGCGGGGTGCTGGCACGCATGTCGCCCATCGCCCTGCCATTGCCGCTCTACCAGATCGCCCTGGGCGCCTGCATCGCCTCCGTCGCCAATCTGGGCGTCGAATTGCAGCCGGATATCTTCTTCCTGCTGTTCCTGCCGCCGCTGTTGTTCCTCGACGGCTGGCGCATCCCCAAGGAGGGGCTGTTCCGCGACAAGGGCACCATTCTGGAGCTTGCCCTCGGCCTCGTGGTCTTCACGGTTCTCGGCGTCGGCCTGTTCATCAACTGGATGATCCCGTCGATGCCGCTGGCCGTCGCCTTCGCGCTCGCCGCCATCGTCTCGCCCACCGACCCCATCGCCGTGTCGGCCATCGCCAAGCGGGCGCCGATCCCCAAGCGGCTGATGCACGTCCTCGAAGGCGAATCCCTGCTCAACGACGCGTCCGGCCTCGTCTGCATGCGCTTTGCCGTGGCGGCGGCGCTCACCGGCACCTTCTCGCTGGCCAGCGCCTTCGGCACCTTCCTGTGGCTGGCCATCGGCGGCATCGTCATCGGCACCGCCGTCACCTGGGGGACGATGAAGGTCAAGAGCTGGCTGTCGAGGATGTACGGCGAGGACAGCGGCTCGCAGATCCTGGTCAGCCTGCTCATTCCCTTCGCCAGCTACCTGCTGGCCGAGCATTTCCATTGCTCGGGCATCCTTGCCGCCGTCGCCGCCGGCATCACCATGAGCTACGCCGAGCAGACCGGTCAGGCGCTCGCCGCCACCCGCGTCCGCCGCAGCGCCGTGTGGGACACCGTGCATTTTGCGGCCAACGGCATCATCTTCGTGCTGCTCGGCGAGCAGTTGCCGCAGATCGTCGCCGGGGCGGCGCGGGTCGTCGAGGAAACCGGCCATCACGATCCGGCGTGGCTGCTGATCTACATCCTCGCCATCAATCTGGCGCTGGCCGCCCTGCGGCTCCTGTGGGTCTGGGCCTCGTTGCGCTTCGTGCTGTTCAAGGCGGCGCGCCGGGGCAAGACCGTGGACAAGCCGAGCTGGCGTCTGGTGGCGGCGACATCGCTGGCCGGCGTGCGCGGCACCATCACGCTGGCCGGCGTGATGACGCTGCCGCTGGCAATGGACGACGGCTCGCCCTTCCCGGCCCGCGACCTCGCCATACTCCTGGCCGCCGGGGTGATCATCGTGTCGCTGGTCGCCGCCAGCGTGGCGCTGCCGCGCCTGCTCAACAACCTCAGCCTGCCGCCCGAACCCTCCAACCAGGAAGAGGAGGACGGCGCCCGCACGGCAGCGGCCGAAGCGGCGATCCGGGCCATCGAACAGGCGCAGCACAAGATGGGCGAAGGCCGCGCCGACGCCGACCTCTACATCGATGCCGGCGCCCGCATCATGGAGCTCTACCGGCAGCGCATCGACGGCCGCGCCAAGACCGGCGACGAACGCGACCTCGCCCGCCGGATCGACGACATCGAACGCAAGCTGCGCCTCGCCGGCCTCAAGGCCGAACGCGACGAGATCTATCGCAAGGCGCGCAGCCGCAGGCTGTCGGACGACGCCGCGCGCAAGCTGGTCCGGGAAATCGACCTTCTGGAAGCGCGCTTCGGCGCGTCTACATAA
- a CDS encoding TetR/AcrR family transcriptional regulator has product MDHGVAVPARHEALTAQQDGRRSHILDAARTCFSRAGFHRTSMQEICAEAKMSPGGLYRYFASKDAIIEAIAQEEQCAGRRILEVLLEPGSLHDRLLRSGLTYIETMRDRRAVQMMLEVYVESMRNTAVGAFFAACEVENRKLVHEVFERAKATGEIAPDADVDTVLMTLMAFADGVILRMGLNPSYDVERAETILSRVVTAVLQNEAPKVAPPLANEG; this is encoded by the coding sequence ATGGACCATGGCGTGGCGGTGCCCGCGCGGCACGAAGCCCTGACGGCGCAGCAGGACGGGCGGCGGTCGCACATACTCGACGCGGCACGCACCTGCTTCTCGCGCGCCGGCTTCCATCGCACCTCGATGCAGGAGATCTGCGCCGAGGCCAAGATGAGCCCCGGCGGGCTCTACCGCTACTTCGCCTCCAAGGACGCCATCATCGAGGCGATCGCCCAGGAGGAACAGTGCGCCGGCCGGCGCATCCTGGAAGTGCTGCTGGAGCCCGGCTCGCTGCACGACCGGCTGCTGCGCAGCGGCCTGACCTATATCGAAACGATGCGGGACCGGCGGGCGGTGCAGATGATGCTCGAGGTCTACGTCGAGAGCATGCGCAACACGGCGGTGGGCGCCTTCTTCGCCGCCTGCGAGGTGGAGAACCGCAAGCTGGTGCACGAGGTGTTCGAGCGCGCCAAGGCGACGGGCGAGATCGCGCCCGATGCCGACGTCGACACCGTTCTGATGACGCTGATGGCCTTCGCCGACGGCGTGATCCTGCGCATGGGGCTCAACCCCAGCTACGACGTCGAGCGAGCCGAAACCATCCTGTCGCGGGTTGTCACGGCCGTCCTGCAAAATGAGGCACCGAAGGTCGCTCCCCCCTTGGCAAACGAGGGGTGA
- a CDS encoding tetratricopeptide repeat protein — protein sequence MSSSAKPVRFSAKPARVLCGAIAFAMVLGGFHNVVAPALAGNPARSQSTDRDIANHDHTIGRLGKEAGPLSRRRIATALMSKGNDLYDRGSLDEAIAIYDEVIARFGSATELNLRVQVARAYVNKGAALSRQHRSDEAITVFDEVITRLGAATERPLRESVFNALDNKGFALGELGHNEAAIAVYDDIIARLRADASIPARRAIARVLVNKGQRLAALDRFDEAIMVYDDVALHFSETTELSQPVQVAMALLNKTTALRALGRNDEAFAVGDDLVNRYSTAKEAGIRDAVAMTLYNKGVSFDLLGRTEDAITTYDLVISRYDTAPESSIRDYVGKAYLNKARILDKLGRHEDAFAIFDIIVARFGAKTDPHLIEIAAELPSREIVARALLSKGDTLTEIKRYEDAIAACDDLVVRFGAATELVQRQAVARALAMKARALGKLARQENAKAVFNEVVVRYGTAPELPLREQVAFALVSKGMILDGLGRSDEALATYDDVVTRYSSATELSLREQVARARFNRAGAFERLGRNDETLAALDDFIVHYGTTTESALQELAIKAFINKGLKLEGLGRPNDAIAAYDAAIVQFGGTTEPILGLWVAVAEAGKERLHKH from the coding sequence ATGTCCAGCAGCGCCAAGCCTGTCCGCTTTTCTGCAAAGCCCGCGCGTGTCCTGTGTGGTGCCATCGCCTTTGCCATGGTGCTGGGAGGCTTCCACAATGTCGTTGCGCCAGCCTTGGCGGGAAATCCCGCCCGTTCCCAATCCACCGATCGCGACATCGCGAACCATGACCACACAATCGGCCGCCTTGGAAAAGAGGCCGGCCCGTTGTCTCGCAGGCGGATAGCTACCGCGCTCATGTCCAAGGGAAATGATCTTTATGACCGCGGCTCTCTTGATGAAGCGATTGCAATCTACGATGAGGTCATCGCTCGCTTTGGAAGCGCCACTGAATTGAACCTGCGCGTGCAAGTCGCACGGGCTTACGTGAACAAGGGGGCTGCGCTCTCCCGTCAACATCGCTCCGACGAGGCGATTACCGTCTTTGATGAGGTCATCACCCGCTTAGGAGCAGCTACCGAACGGCCCTTGCGCGAAAGCGTTTTCAACGCACTCGATAACAAGGGGTTCGCGCTTGGAGAACTGGGCCACAACGAGGCTGCGATCGCTGTCTACGACGACATCATCGCTCGCTTGAGAGCGGACGCCAGCATACCCGCCCGCAGGGCGATTGCCAGGGTGCTTGTCAACAAGGGACAACGGCTGGCGGCACTCGATCGCTTCGACGAGGCGATCATGGTCTATGACGATGTCGCTCTACACTTCAGCGAGACAACCGAGTTGTCCCAGCCCGTGCAAGTCGCCATGGCCCTTCTGAACAAGACAACAGCGCTCCGCGCACTTGGGCGTAACGACGAAGCCTTCGCCGTCGGTGACGACCTCGTCAATCGCTACAGCACAGCGAAGGAGGCGGGCATACGTGACGCTGTAGCCATGACGCTCTACAACAAAGGCGTATCCTTTGACCTACTCGGGCGAACCGAAGACGCGATCACCACTTATGACCTAGTCATCTCCCGTTACGACACGGCACCAGAATCATCCATCCGTGACTATGTCGGCAAGGCATATCTGAACAAGGCGAGGATACTCGACAAGCTTGGGCGCCACGAAGATGCGTTCGCCATCTTCGACATCATCGTAGCCCGCTTCGGAGCAAAGACCGATCCACACCTGATCGAAATAGCCGCCGAGCTCCCCTCACGTGAGATTGTCGCCAGAGCGCTCCTAAGCAAGGGAGATACTCTCACCGAGATCAAGCGCTATGAAGACGCGATTGCGGCTTGCGATGACCTCGTTGTCCGTTTCGGCGCGGCTACCGAGTTGGTTCAGCGCCAAGCAGTGGCCAGGGCGCTCGCGATGAAGGCGCGTGCGCTCGGCAAACTTGCGCGTCAAGAGAACGCGAAGGCAGTCTTCAATGAAGTCGTCGTCCGCTACGGCACGGCACCTGAGCTGCCCCTACGCGAGCAGGTTGCTTTTGCGCTCGTGAGCAAGGGAATGATCCTCGATGGGCTTGGACGCAGCGATGAGGCGCTCGCGACCTACGATGACGTAGTTACCCGCTACAGCAGTGCAACTGAACTGTCCTTGCGCGAGCAAGTGGCGAGGGCGCGCTTTAACAGAGCAGGGGCGTTCGAAAGGCTTGGGCGTAACGACGAAACTCTCGCCGCCCTAGACGACTTCATCGTCCACTATGGCACCACGACCGAATCCGCCCTGCAGGAGCTAGCCATTAAAGCGTTCATAAACAAGGGGTTAAAACTAGAAGGACTTGGGCGTCCTAACGATGCGATCGCCGCTTATGACGCCGCCATCGTCCAATTTGGTGGCACGACCGAACCTATTCTAGGATTGTGGGTCGCCGTTGCAGAAGCCGGCAAGGAACGCCTGCACAAACACTAG
- a CDS encoding heavy metal translocating P-type ATPase, whose protein sequence is MNAPARTASPSSTRISLPIEGMTCASCVGRVERVLKAVPGVETVSVNLATERASITTHAPVERARLVDAVEMAGYGVPASPVAEGRVELAVEGMTCASCVGRVERALKAVPGVDEAIVNLATERATIRGSAEAAALIGAVETAGYDARQIGATDVADSLAQDAERADRKDAERRTLTRDLIVAAVLTAPVFVVEMGSHLFSGMHMLIADTLGMQGSWYLQFVLTTLVMFGPGWRFYAKGLPALWRLAPDMNSLVAVGSLAAYGYSLVATFAPGLLPAGTLNVYYEAAAVIVTLILLGRLLEARAKGRTSEAIRRLVGLQVKTAHVRRDGRLVDLPIASVMAGDVVEVRPGERVPVDGEVIEGDSFVDESMITGEPIPVAKTTGGKVVGGTVNQTGAFAFRATAVGGDTVLSQIIRMVEEAQGSKLPIQAMVDRITMWFVPAVFGVAALTFAVWLMLAPSSPLTFALINAVAVLIIACPCAMGLATPTSIMVGTGRGAELGVLFRRGEALQLLRDAKVVAVDKTGTLTEGKPALTDLELAEGFDRPAVLALVAAAESKSEHPIARAIVAAAEAEGLELPAVTDFGSVTGLGVRAVAGGQRVELGADRYMVQLGLDVSGFADVARRLAGEGKSPLYAAIDGKLAAIVAVADPIKPATPAAIAALHDLGLKVAMITGDNALTAKAIAARLGIDEVVAEVLPDGKVEAVRRLKAEHGTLAFVGDGINDAPALAEADVGLAIGTGTDVAIEAADVVLMSGSLQGVPNAIALSKATIGNIRQNLFWAFAYNTALIPLAAGALYPSLGILLSPVFAAGAMALSSVFVLGNALRLRRFAV, encoded by the coding sequence ATGAATGCCCCCGCTCGCACCGCCTCGCCATCGTCCACCCGGATATCGCTGCCCATCGAGGGCATGACCTGCGCCTCCTGCGTCGGCCGCGTCGAGCGCGTGCTCAAGGCGGTGCCGGGCGTCGAGACGGTGTCGGTCAACCTTGCGACGGAGCGGGCGAGCATCACCACCCATGCGCCGGTCGAGCGCGCCAGGCTGGTCGACGCGGTGGAGATGGCCGGCTACGGGGTGCCGGCGTCGCCGGTGGCGGAGGGGCGCGTCGAGCTGGCCGTCGAGGGCATGACGTGCGCCTCTTGCGTCGGTCGCGTCGAGCGGGCGCTCAAGGCGGTGCCGGGCGTCGACGAGGCCATCGTCAATTTGGCGACCGAGCGCGCCACCATCCGCGGTTCCGCCGAGGCGGCGGCGCTGATCGGCGCCGTGGAGACGGCCGGCTATGACGCGCGGCAGATCGGGGCGACCGATGTCGCCGACAGCCTCGCCCAGGACGCGGAGCGGGCCGACCGGAAGGACGCCGAGCGGCGGACGCTCACGCGCGACCTGATCGTCGCGGCGGTGCTGACGGCGCCGGTGTTCGTCGTGGAAATGGGCTCGCACCTGTTCTCCGGCATGCACATGCTGATCGCCGACACCCTGGGCATGCAGGGCAGCTGGTACCTGCAGTTCGTGCTGACGACGCTGGTCATGTTCGGTCCCGGCTGGCGCTTCTACGCCAAGGGGCTGCCGGCGCTCTGGCGTCTGGCGCCGGACATGAACTCGCTGGTGGCGGTGGGCTCGCTCGCCGCCTACGGCTACTCGCTGGTGGCCACCTTCGCCCCGGGCCTGCTGCCGGCGGGCACGCTCAACGTCTATTACGAGGCGGCGGCGGTCATCGTCACGCTGATCCTGCTCGGCCGCCTGCTGGAGGCGCGCGCCAAGGGGCGCACCTCCGAGGCGATCCGCCGCCTCGTCGGCCTGCAGGTGAAGACGGCGCACGTGCGCCGCGATGGGCGGCTCGTCGACCTTCCCATCGCTTCGGTGATGGCCGGCGACGTCGTCGAGGTGCGGCCGGGCGAAAGGGTGCCGGTGGATGGCGAGGTGATCGAAGGCGACAGCTTCGTCGACGAGTCGATGATCACCGGCGAGCCGATCCCGGTGGCCAAGACCACCGGCGGCAAGGTGGTCGGCGGCACCGTCAACCAGACGGGCGCCTTCGCCTTCCGCGCCACGGCGGTGGGCGGCGACACCGTGCTGTCGCAGATCATCCGCATGGTCGAGGAGGCGCAGGGCTCCAAGCTGCCGATCCAGGCCATGGTCGACCGCATCACCATGTGGTTCGTGCCGGCGGTGTTCGGCGTGGCGGCGCTGACCTTCGCGGTCTGGCTGATGCTGGCACCGTCGTCGCCGCTGACCTTCGCGCTGATCAACGCGGTGGCGGTGCTGATCATCGCCTGCCCCTGCGCCATGGGGCTGGCGACGCCGACCTCGATCATGGTCGGCACCGGCCGGGGCGCCGAGCTCGGCGTGCTGTTCCGCCGGGGCGAGGCGTTGCAGCTTCTGAGGGACGCCAAGGTGGTGGCCGTCGACAAGACCGGCACGCTGACCGAGGGCAAGCCGGCGCTGACCGACCTGGAGCTGGCCGAGGGCTTCGACCGCCCGGCGGTGCTGGCGCTGGTGGCGGCGGCCGAGAGCAAGTCCGAGCATCCGATCGCCCGCGCCATCGTCGCGGCGGCCGAGGCCGAGGGGCTGGAACTGCCGGCGGTGACCGATTTCGGCTCGGTGACCGGGCTGGGCGTGAGGGCGGTGGCCGGCGGCCAGCGCGTCGAACTGGGCGCCGACCGCTACATGGTCCAGCTCGGCTTGGACGTATCGGGCTTCGCCGATGTGGCCAGGCGGCTGGCCGGCGAGGGCAAGTCGCCGCTCTATGCGGCCATCGACGGCAAGCTGGCGGCGATCGTCGCCGTGGCCGATCCGATCAAGCCGGCGACACCGGCCGCCATCGCCGCGCTGCACGACCTCGGCCTGAAGGTGGCGATGATCACCGGCGACAACGCGCTGACGGCCAAGGCCATCGCCGCCCGCCTCGGCATCGACGAGGTGGTGGCCGAGGTGTTGCCGGACGGCAAGGTGGAGGCGGTGCGCCGGCTCAAGGCCGAGCACGGCACGCTGGCCTTCGTCGGCGACGGCATCAACGACGCGCCGGCGCTGGCCGAGGCGGATGTCGGCCTCGCCATCGGCACGGGCACCGATGTCGCCATCGAGGCGGCCGACGTGGTGCTGATGTCGGGCAGCTTGCAGGGCGTGCCCAACGCCATCGCGCTCTCCAAGGCGACCATCGGCAACATTCGCCAGAACCTGTTCTGGGCCTTCGCCTACAACACGGCGCTGATCCCGCTGGCGGCCGGTGCGCTCTACCCGTCGCTCGGCATCCTGCTGTCGCCGGTGTTCGCGGCCGGCGCCATGGCGCTCTCCAGCGTGTTCGTGCTGGGCAATGCCTTGCGGCTGCGCCGCTTCGCCGTTTGA